The Hevea brasiliensis isolate MT/VB/25A 57/8 chromosome 1, ASM3005281v1, whole genome shotgun sequence DNA segment GAATTTGTTGAAATTGAACTTGGAGAAATACAGAAATTTAGAGCTTTTCAAACTattcttatgaatgctcttgattctaagattgatggcactttgatgttgatgtaTAAAATTGTGGAAGAACTATTTAAAATCAAAGTTCATATAGGTATTTCAAGCACTGAAGCTGGAGAAACTAGTAAGGTTGCTACTGGTTCTGTTCCTCAAACagaaaaagaagaggaagaaaaagaatcggcagaagaagaagaagaggaagaacaggAAACAGAagaggaaaaggaagaagaggaagaaaaggaatcagaaaaagaagaagaagaagacgaagaaaaagaaacagaagaagaagaagagaaagaggaagaaaaggaagaagaggaagaagaggaaactgaaaaagatgaagaagattCTGATGATGGAAATGGTAATGGAAGCAGCAAAGATGGAAATGGGAAGGATATGAGTGACTCAGAATCTAAGCCAGAACCACAGACTCCTACTCCTGCTGGTCCTGCAAAAGAAAAGGCAAAAATAGCTCAAAAGGAACAAAGCAGTAAGCAGAAAGAGCAAACTGGTAAACCACCTGGCAAAAAGGCTAAATCTGGCAAAAAATCTACAATGTAACTGGTACTACCGCTAGAATCGAGTTAGTCACGCCCTATTGTTCCCTTAACACCTGGAACTGCAATGGCTACTGAAATTCTTCAAACCTTGAGTGATAAACCTGTCAAGCCAAAAAAGGTGAAGATGGCTGCCCCAAGACAAATCAGAAGAAGCTCTAGGCTGAAAGGATAAATAACCATACTGCATGTTTGCTGATTGAATTTTGTCTGATAGTCTGTCTCTTAATTTGCTACTTAGTTTGCTGTTTTTAGATTTCTGAACTTTAATTAGTCTATCATATTATCTACTGTTTTGACTGTTTATTCACCGcacttaaactgaattttgatttatacacatgtgcatgatttctcccatattcttttgatactgacaaaaagggggagaaaatgaATGAGTAATCTTGATGATATAACTTGTGATTGATATACTTGTGATTGATATAGTTTGTAATtagtatattgttgatataactttatagtgtgcatattgtgcaTAGGTATAACTTGTGAATGATAATAGTTTGTGATTGgtgtgcatatttagttagtatttttagtcacacttgactccttaagaaaaagcttatgaatatttcattgaaattattaagggggagttatttgtgattaaatgttgatataagcacatacatagggggagttatttcCACATATACATTAATACATATACTCACACTTATTAATATTTACATGGTGATtcgattgagttttgtcatcatcaaaaaaagggagattgttgaccccacaagctcaaaggagcatagattttgatgataccaaaattcaactagaatcaaactaacattgttttaagtgttgtgcttctcaaagaacaaaggaaaagactcaaggatttcatgatggattcgtgcttttgaagaaaggatgacattttaagataacacaggacgaatcaaaggagataaaagaagaaaatgttaccttccaaggctacattgaaaatcagatttgaaggtacatatagtatagaagttagttttaacttttaggattgcttgtgaaaagaattgaagagtaaaagtcaatgatacttattttcaattcctcaaaagatttttcttttaaatatcattattggcctaaaagtatttgactataatttggtgtaaagttttatagttttgaaagttatgcataaaagttttcctggtatgctaactggtttgctacttattttagtatgctaacttgttTGCTATTTTTtccagtatgctaactgtctcaactctatacaacatcgcagaaaaagataaaattacggctattttcttaaaattcgtaattgtaacgttcaaatgagttctcaaatgGTAAAAAacattccaaagctataaatacacctacccttggccattttgcacttaatgaaagtctctccactgttcaaaatcataaaagcttttattcaaagtgctcaaagtgtttttattgctcatcattggctcaTTTACTCATctattctttatagattctgttgtattgagtgagagtgagttttaaacactttattatcatttatgagaggtcattcaagcacctattaaaGCTTGATTGTGAAAAAGTGTTTGGAATAACACTTGGaaaaagtgtgaagctacttgtaaaagctttggtgagaagatttgtaaaaggctttttgtctcttgcctttaaaagagaagaatagtgaagtgaagacttaaagtgggatctttgagagagtggatgcaagctagttgagccgaaccactataaaatttcagtgttcaattttctcaacccttactctttacatttatgtATTTTAACTTTCTGATTGATGTGCTTTTGCTGATATAAAAGTTGATACTGTTTATTGTTAACCTTGCTGCAAACTGAGAAAATTGGTGTACTGCTGAATTTGCTGTCATCTGAAATAATCTATTTATTGTTTGATTTGCTGTCAATTAATATATCTGGTGTACTGCTCTGGTTGTTATGTTGTAAACTTATCCAGATTACTGAAATTTCTACTGAATGCTAATATAATCTGTTGGATCaatatactgattgcatatagcctAACTTTAAATCAACTTGTCAATAAagttgtattgttcatatttcacattagacAATTAAGGTGAACCAAGTTAcaatttttcaaaggttttgattaAGAAtcgaaaaattatttttagagtccaattcacccccctcttggacatattttgggacatcacagCTGAgagctgatagacacccaaacaggCAAATTATGGTGTTTGGTAAGCTTTAAAAAATATAGttgatagctgatgggcaactgatataatacccatcagctgcagtttgtatcagctctatttttagagctgtttctcatcaactgatagctgatttggttttattttttattttgaccatattatccttttttatttaacttgaaaattaatattattaatatttttatttttttatttgtaattttaatattttaattaatgtatttcaactttattaaaatattttttattaataacataaaatataaaatatttatttatatctaaaaacttaaaattaattataaatttttctattaataataataattattttattattttatctatatttttaaaattatttaattatcttaaaaaataattattttcttatttcaataataaaataaatgatataatataaaagattaataattatatatttatttaaataatataatatattaatttaataattatatatttaatttaataataaaataaataatataatttaataaatttataatttttatttatttaaataataaaataaattatatgatatataccattATTAGTTATTTCACATATTAATAGCAacaactaaatataattttaccaaacatttAACATAAAACAGCCatcatcagctatcagttatcaattatcagctaacagtaacggctatcagttgtattcaacagttaaaccaaacaggccCTTCATGTATTTGTAATTcaattttttcaatttaattaatgtaAGTGTTAATTTCACATTTTTATTATTTACCTCTTCAGTTTaattaaaaattcttttttaatttataatcttATTAGATTTTAtgtgttaaaaaaattaaatatgggGATTAATTGAATTTTAGTGGAAAAAACAAAGGGAAACTAATTAATTGACTATTAGTTGATGATGATTTATTCCATCTGATCCATTAAATTcaaataaattgttttaattagTATAAAATTTAAAACGATTTGAATATAAATAATTCACAAAAATAAATTGAGAACAAATTAAGCACACAAAACACTGGAAAATACAAGATAAAGGTGGAGGAGATGATGAAAAACTGAAGATAAAAAGAACCAGCTACACAGCAAATGGGTTTACTGCTATCCCCGGGGCTACAAAATTGGAGAGGCTTTCAGTTAGATGCCGAGAAGCTTTCTCATAATTAACAAAACCCATGAACCAGAAATCATGTCCATCAATTGTAACAATCTGGATGTATTTCTCTGATGGATTATCCCTCATAACTACAGGATTGATCGCCCCAATCTTGCTCAGTGGAACCATAACCTGCAGATCCAGGCAAAATCCTATTAATTCATCCCAAATACTTTATTGAATCAGTAATCAGCTGTGACAATTTGCTTACCTTGTAATAGCTCCAAGTCTCCTGGCCAGAGGGTGCAGTGAAAGATAAGGGACGATCGCTGCAGAACGCTGCATGAGCATCAGATAGATAAAGGGTTCCGGCAACTGGTCCTGTTGATGTGGACAGATAACAGGCAAAGGTCTTCTTCAGCTTTTCATTTGGATAGGTTGAAAATGTGTTCTTGTATAGAGACTCAAATCCACCCCCTGTTATTGCTTTCGCCGTCAGGTTCATCTTTCCCCAGGCAGCTTCAGAAACAGATGGGCTTGTCCTTACTGTTACAAAGAAAATTGGTTTTAAGAACATATCAAAAGGGGAACTGTAATTTgaacaaaaaaaaatgaagatgGAATGGTTTTCAAGACTCTAAGGTCTTGAATTCAAACAAAGCAAATACATATATGAAGAAGGAACATGTACATACGATTGTGCCAGATGTTGTGAGCCATGATTTCAGTCTTCTTGCTCCAAGAATTGAACGACTGGAGAATGGATTCCATTGGGCTGCTACTTGGTTTTTCGACAGGGCTGTACTGAAGGTAGGGATGATGGAATTGGGCGGCTTGATCACTAGCAGCAGCACCCCAGAGGGCTGCCTTCTTGTTGTCTGGGTGGCGTGTGGGAATAGCAGGTGTCCCCATGACATGAGTCCCCCAGTACTTCTCATTGCTCTCATTGCTCGGAGGCTGCAGAGACGAAGATGATGGTGCCGAAGAATGCTGATGGTGATGATTCTCTGCATCTTGAGCGATCGTCGATGAAGGGCCAGCCTCTTCTGGTGTGTGAGAGGAGATAGAAGGGTAAAGGGGCTGGGATTCCGGGGTTGTGCCTTTCATTTTGGTGATCAAGAAAGGAACAAAAATTGGTGAAGTTTGTTGCAGAATTTGGAAGAGACCGTCGCTAATTTATATGTGAATCGAAATTTTCTGGTTAAAGCGTGTGGACTTTTAGTTGTTCTTATGGCAGACCATTTTGGATTTCTTCTacgttaatttataattaattaacaagTTAAGGAAGCAGGTCATGGGAAGCATAAGCATGCGTAAATAATGAAAACGAAGTGTTGACAATTTATCGACATAAACAACACGGCGACTCGATTACGGCTAATTATTAGGTACACCTGGTGCACTAAAAAATAGTGCTCCCTCTCTCACAGAAAGTGGGTCCTTCCTATTATATAGGAAGTGGGTCCCACATGATTGTGAGAGAAGGTGTATGTGCACCGGGTGCACCTAATAATTCCTCCTCGATTACGTAGCCGCGTCTGCAGTTTTAGCATATGGGTTCTGGTTGTCCTTCCTAGGAAAGTCTTGCCCATGGTAAGAATATTGtgctaaataatttatatttaattaatgaatgattgccaattaatataaattaaattggaTATTCACCAATTAGTTTAATTTAATGTcccttttcaaaaaaaaaaaattaataaatggaggaaaaattaagtaatagTAAGTCTTATTCTCTCCTACTCCTCAAATAAGGaaagattattttttttttttttactattccattagttactctTTTTTTACTCTGTACAAACAGACTTTACAAGAAAAAAGCCTgcgaattttttattttctactactaaagtattaaaaaataattaacactCTGCTAGGCAGTagacaataaaaatattttatttcagaCAAATTAAATTCATTTAAATCCCTAGCCTAGGT contains these protein-coding regions:
- the LOC131179975 gene encoding GEM-like protein 5, which produces MKGTTPESQPLYPSISSHTPEEAGPSSTIAQDAENHHHQHSSAPSSSSLQPPSNESNEKYWGTHVMGTPAIPTRHPDNKKAALWGAAASDQAAQFHHPYLQYSPVEKPSSSPMESILQSFNSWSKKTEIMAHNIWHNLRTSPSVSEAAWGKMNLTAKAITGGGFESLYKNTFSTYPNEKLKKTFACYLSTSTGPVAGTLYLSDAHAAFCSDRPLSFTAPSGQETWSYYKVMVPLSKIGAINPVVMRDNPSEKYIQIVTIDGHDFWFMGFVNYEKASRHLTESLSNFVAPGIAVNPFAV